A region of Modestobacter marinus DNA encodes the following proteins:
- a CDS encoding LuxR C-terminal-related transcriptional regulator, which translates to MELVSRGVDGPLTVVSGAAGSGKTLLVASWCATATSPGPVAWLTLEPEDDAPGAFWAYVIAALRRAGARLPDDVGEPFLDSSVAHHLLARVADSLATGATPVVLVLDQFEAVTSRQVHQELDVLLRHTAGMLRLVLLTRDDGSRWLHRYELRGDLVRIRNADLAFTEEEAACLLQQHGLQLPPAALSALTEQTSGWAAGLRLCALSMQRRGGPAPFEAPLPGTDPTVTGYLVDEVLEGQPPDVRDFLARTCVVDRLCPALADALTGRADGEVVLRRLQTANVLTTEVEQAPGWYRYHPLLLHVLRAELGRARPGSVDELHRRASAWFEREGLLLEAVRHAAAASDWQAATAVVVRRLGIGRILVGRETNQLDAALLDLPATVGGSMPAVIRAARALTVFDLEACREQVAAAEERAEDEAEADRPPLLASTAVIRAIVARIDGDLPAAESALAAGESQLSRTPEAGAHPEMHALLLSSVGTVQLWAGRFDEAEQVLRRGLAVSAGPGCQYPRLNVLGRLAVLEYARGELGRAAELGRAEVALADESGLPVARRTGAGHLALALVAVDQGDQTAARRHLDAAAASVGARQDPLVAAWVPMLRALVHADHRDARRALSSLAAVPAAAGGRSLPPWLADRLALTSALVHTERRDAAAAEAALDAVTPPSAQQVVARATLALAGGDRGRAAELLSPVLAGELIDDTGSQVEAWLLAARVHLANRARPLAREALRRALSLAEPERRRRVFLRPGGPGRGLLSAFPDLVGANGWLGLTPPVGSGTPGPRGAAVAGPVEMPAEPLTNRETTVLVRMAQAMSAEDIAHDLFLSINTVKTHQRGIYRKLAVSRRNDAVRKARSLGLV; encoded by the coding sequence GTGGAGCTCGTCTCCCGCGGCGTGGACGGTCCGCTGACGGTGGTCAGTGGTGCAGCCGGCTCCGGGAAGACCCTCCTGGTGGCCTCCTGGTGCGCCACGGCCACGTCGCCCGGCCCCGTCGCCTGGCTCACGCTCGAGCCGGAGGACGACGCGCCCGGTGCCTTCTGGGCGTACGTCATCGCCGCTCTGCGGCGTGCCGGGGCCCGGCTCCCGGACGACGTGGGTGAGCCGTTCCTGGACAGCAGCGTCGCGCACCACCTCCTGGCCCGGGTGGCCGACAGCCTCGCGACCGGCGCCACTCCCGTCGTGCTCGTGCTCGACCAGTTCGAGGCGGTGACGAGCCGGCAGGTGCACCAGGAGCTGGACGTCCTCCTCCGCCACACCGCCGGGATGCTGCGGCTGGTCCTCCTCACCCGGGACGACGGGTCGCGCTGGCTGCACCGCTACGAGCTGCGCGGGGACCTGGTCAGGATCCGGAACGCGGATCTGGCGTTCACCGAGGAGGAGGCCGCCTGCCTGCTCCAGCAGCACGGCCTGCAGTTGCCGCCGGCGGCCCTGTCGGCGCTCACGGAGCAGACGTCGGGCTGGGCGGCGGGTCTCCGCCTCTGCGCCCTCAGCATGCAGCGACGCGGCGGGCCCGCCCCGTTCGAGGCGCCCCTTCCCGGCACCGACCCGACCGTGACCGGGTACCTGGTCGACGAGGTGCTCGAGGGCCAGCCTCCCGACGTCCGCGACTTCCTGGCACGCACGTGTGTGGTGGACCGGCTGTGCCCCGCGCTGGCCGACGCGCTGACCGGCCGGGCGGACGGCGAGGTCGTGCTGCGGCGCCTCCAGACGGCCAACGTCCTCACCACCGAGGTGGAGCAGGCTCCCGGCTGGTACCGCTACCACCCGTTGCTCCTCCACGTCCTGCGAGCTGAGCTCGGGCGTGCGCGGCCGGGGTCGGTCGACGAACTCCACCGGCGCGCGTCGGCCTGGTTCGAGCGCGAGGGCCTCCTCCTGGAAGCCGTCCGGCACGCGGCTGCGGCGTCGGACTGGCAGGCTGCGACGGCCGTCGTGGTCCGGCGCCTGGGCATCGGGCGCATCCTCGTGGGCCGGGAGACGAACCAGCTGGACGCTGCGCTGCTCGACCTCCCGGCGACCGTGGGCGGGTCGATGCCGGCCGTGATCCGCGCCGCGCGTGCCCTGACGGTCTTCGACCTGGAGGCCTGCCGCGAGCAGGTCGCCGCAGCCGAGGAGCGCGCGGAGGACGAGGCGGAGGCGGACCGGCCGCCCCTGCTCGCGTCGACCGCCGTCATCCGGGCCATCGTGGCGCGGATCGACGGGGACCTGCCGGCCGCCGAGTCGGCCCTCGCCGCGGGCGAGTCGCAGTTGTCCCGGACACCGGAGGCCGGGGCGCACCCGGAGATGCACGCCCTGCTGCTGTCGAGCGTCGGCACGGTCCAGCTGTGGGCCGGACGGTTCGACGAGGCCGAGCAGGTCCTCCGACGGGGACTGGCCGTGTCCGCCGGCCCCGGCTGCCAGTACCCCCGGCTGAACGTCCTCGGCCGGCTCGCCGTCCTGGAGTACGCACGCGGCGAGCTGGGCCGCGCCGCGGAGCTGGGGCGTGCGGAGGTCGCCCTCGCCGACGAGTCCGGCCTGCCGGTCGCCCGCCGCACGGGGGCGGGGCACCTGGCGCTCGCGCTGGTCGCCGTGGACCAGGGCGACCAGACGGCGGCCCGCCGGCACCTGGACGCCGCGGCCGCGAGCGTGGGAGCCCGTCAGGACCCCCTGGTCGCCGCCTGGGTACCGATGCTCCGGGCCCTCGTGCACGCCGATCACCGTGACGCCAGGCGGGCGCTCTCGTCCTTGGCCGCTGTCCCCGCCGCCGCAGGTGGCCGGTCCCTGCCACCGTGGCTCGCCGACCGGCTCGCGCTGACCTCGGCCCTGGTCCACACCGAGCGACGGGACGCTGCGGCTGCGGAGGCCGCGCTCGACGCGGTGACGCCGCCGAGTGCCCAGCAGGTCGTCGCCCGGGCCACGCTGGCCCTCGCCGGCGGTGATCGAGGCCGGGCAGCCGAGCTGCTGTCCCCTGTCCTGGCCGGCGAGCTGATCGACGACACCGGCAGCCAGGTCGAGGCCTGGCTGCTCGCCGCCCGGGTGCACCTGGCGAACCGGGCCCGGCCGCTGGCACGAGAGGCCCTGCGCCGCGCACTGTCGCTCGCCGAGCCCGAACGCCGTCGTCGGGTCTTCCTGCGCCCCGGTGGCCCGGGCAGGGGCCTGCTGTCCGCGTTCCCCGACCTGGTCGGCGCGAACGGCTGGCTCGGGCTGACCCCTCCGGTGGGGTCCGGCACTCCCGGACCGAGGGGAGCCGCGGTCGCCGGCCCGGTCGAGATGCCCGCCGAACCCCTGACCAACCGTGAGACGACCGTGCTCGTCCGCATGGCCCAGGCCATGTCAGCCGAGGACATCGCCCACGACCTGTTCCTGTCGATCAACACCGTCAAGACCCATCAGCGCGGCATCTACCGGAAGCTCGCCGTCTCCCGGCGCAACGACGCCGTGCGGAAGGCCAGGAGTCTGGGCCTCGTCTGA
- a CDS encoding alkyl/aryl-sulfatase → MTQTRSTDVRTDAVPASPRAAGGEPAAAAKPATEAVAAQHRQLLASLPFADGEDFEDARRGFVAALEPGIVHADGRVVWDNDAYAFLVGDAPETVNPSLWRQSSLNAVQGLFEVTPGIYQVRGLDLSNVTFIEGDRGVLVLDPLISAETAAAALSLYRRHRGERPVTGVLYTHSHADHFGGVRGVVAQADVDAGRVPVLAPEGFAEHAISENVYAGTAMARRAGYMYGAALDRGPRGQVGAGLGQTTSTGSFGMIPPTLDVTTTGQEETVDGVRMVFQMAPGSEAPAEMHVYFPQRRALCTAENATHVLHNVLTIRGAQVRDAHAWAGYLTEAIDLFGGELELVFASHHWPTWGRERSVGYLALQRDLYAYLHDQTVRMLNQGLTGAEIAETLALPPALENAWHARGYYGSVSHNVKAVYQRYMGWYDGNPSHLWPHPPEAAARRYVAFMGGADAVVDRARESFDAGDLRWVAEVLNHVVFAQPDHDAARQLLADTYEQLGYGAENGTWRCAYLSGAHELRHGGFGTPVTPVSPDVLAQLTPEQLFDALAVRVDGPRCWHEHVTLDVDLTDVGVRYRLTLRNGVLSHTTAAQTTDADAVVSLPAAALPAVATGAADPAGSAAAGISIAGDPAALGRLMAALDDPDPDFAIVTP, encoded by the coding sequence GTGACCCAGACGCGCTCGACCGACGTCCGCACCGACGCCGTCCCGGCGTCCCCTCGGGCCGCCGGCGGGGAGCCGGCGGCAGCGGCGAAGCCGGCGACCGAGGCGGTGGCCGCGCAGCACCGGCAGCTGCTGGCCTCGTTGCCGTTCGCCGACGGGGAGGACTTCGAGGACGCACGGCGCGGCTTCGTCGCCGCGCTGGAACCCGGGATCGTGCACGCGGACGGCCGCGTCGTGTGGGACAACGACGCCTACGCGTTCCTGGTCGGCGACGCCCCCGAGACGGTGAACCCGAGCCTGTGGCGCCAGTCCTCGCTCAACGCCGTCCAGGGGCTGTTCGAGGTGACGCCGGGCATCTACCAGGTGCGTGGGCTGGACCTGTCGAACGTGACCTTCATCGAGGGTGACCGCGGCGTCCTGGTCCTCGACCCGCTCATCTCGGCCGAGACCGCCGCGGCGGCGCTGAGCCTCTACCGGCGGCACCGTGGGGAGCGGCCGGTGACCGGGGTGCTCTACACGCACAGCCACGCCGACCACTTCGGCGGCGTCCGCGGGGTGGTGGCGCAGGCGGACGTCGACGCCGGACGGGTGCCGGTCCTGGCCCCGGAGGGGTTCGCCGAGCACGCGATCAGCGAGAACGTGTACGCGGGGACGGCGATGGCCCGGCGGGCGGGCTACATGTACGGGGCGGCGCTGGACCGCGGGCCGCGGGGTCAGGTGGGGGCCGGGCTGGGGCAGACGACGTCGACCGGCAGCTTCGGCATGATCCCGCCGACCCTGGACGTCACGACCACCGGCCAGGAGGAGACGGTCGACGGCGTCCGCATGGTCTTCCAGATGGCACCGGGCAGCGAGGCCCCCGCCGAGATGCACGTGTACTTCCCGCAGCGTCGCGCCCTGTGCACGGCGGAGAACGCCACGCACGTCCTGCACAACGTCCTCACCATCCGCGGCGCGCAGGTACGCGACGCGCACGCGTGGGCCGGCTACCTCACCGAGGCGATCGACCTGTTCGGCGGTGAGCTGGAGCTGGTCTTCGCCTCCCACCACTGGCCCACCTGGGGCCGCGAGCGGTCGGTGGGCTACCTGGCCCTGCAACGGGACCTCTACGCCTACCTGCACGACCAGACCGTGCGCATGCTCAACCAGGGCCTGACCGGCGCGGAGATCGCCGAGACCCTGGCGCTGCCGCCGGCACTGGAGAACGCCTGGCACGCCCGCGGCTACTACGGCTCGGTCAGCCACAACGTCAAGGCCGTCTACCAGCGGTACATGGGCTGGTACGACGGCAACCCCTCCCACCTGTGGCCGCACCCGCCGGAGGCGGCCGCCCGCCGGTACGTGGCGTTCATGGGCGGTGCGGACGCCGTCGTCGACCGGGCCCGGGAGTCCTTCGACGCCGGGGACCTCCGGTGGGTCGCCGAGGTGCTCAACCACGTCGTGTTCGCCCAGCCCGACCACGACGCGGCCCGCCAGCTGCTCGCCGACACCTACGAACAGCTCGGCTACGGCGCGGAGAACGGCACCTGGCGCTGCGCCTACCTCTCCGGTGCCCACGAGCTCCGGCACGGCGGCTTCGGCACACCCGTCACCCCGGTGTCCCCGGACGTGCTCGCCCAGCTGACCCCCGAGCAGCTGTTCGACGCCCTCGCCGTCCGGGTGGACGGACCGCGCTGCTGGCACGAGCACGTGACGCTGGACGTCGACCTGACCGACGTCGGCGTGCGGTACCGGCTGACCCTGCGCAACGGCGTGCTCAGCCACACCACGGCCGCGCAGACCACGGACGCCGACGCCGTCGTCTCCCTGCCGGCCGCGGCGCTGCCGGCGGTGGCCACCGGCGCCGCGGACCCGGCGGGCTCCGCGGCAGCGGGCATCAGCATCGCCGGGGACCCGGCTGCCCTGGGGCGGCTCATGGCTGCCCTGGACGACCCGGACCCCGACTTCGCGATCGTCACCCCGTGA
- a CDS encoding DUF4203 domain-containing protein, which yields MRDVLLGLLAIAVGGLFCFRGYLTMRLVIPVWGAFAGFLLGAGLVGRWSGDGFLSGALAWSVGLAVAAVFGLLAYAYYEVSVVLAMAAVGFVLGASLMVGLDVRWSWAVVLGGVLAGLALAVLAVVGRLPMLLLTVLTALAGSATIVAGVMLLTGALTADDLDSTAVVSRIEDSAGWWVLYVVGVVVQVRFLDDVRRSVRAQWARDGGRQLYVRHRAAR from the coding sequence GTGCGCGACGTGCTGCTGGGCCTGCTGGCGATCGCCGTCGGGGGTCTCTTCTGCTTCCGGGGCTACCTGACGATGCGGCTGGTGATCCCCGTCTGGGGCGCCTTCGCGGGCTTCCTGCTGGGCGCCGGCCTGGTCGGACGGTGGAGCGGGGACGGGTTCCTCAGCGGCGCCCTGGCCTGGTCGGTGGGCCTCGCCGTCGCCGCCGTGTTCGGGCTGCTGGCCTACGCCTACTACGAGGTGTCCGTGGTGCTGGCGATGGCGGCGGTCGGCTTCGTGCTCGGGGCGAGCCTGATGGTCGGCCTGGACGTCCGCTGGTCCTGGGCCGTCGTCCTGGGAGGGGTGCTGGCCGGGCTCGCCCTGGCCGTGCTGGCGGTGGTGGGCCGGCTGCCGATGCTGCTGCTCACCGTCCTGACCGCGCTCGCCGGCTCGGCCACGATCGTCGCCGGCGTCATGCTGCTCACCGGGGCGCTCACCGCGGACGACCTGGACTCCACGGCCGTGGTGTCGCGGATCGAGGACTCCGCCGGCTGGTGGGTGCTGTACGTGGTCGGCGTCGTGGTGCAGGTCCGGTTCCTGGACGACGTGCGGCGGAGCGTGCGCGCGCAGTGGGCGCGGGACGGCGGACGTCAGCTGTACGTCCGGCACCGCGCGGCACGCTGA
- a CDS encoding lipopolysaccharide assembly protein LapA domain-containing protein, protein MTGSSTRRTADGSTSRGPVRPAWVLAAVLALLTVVFIAQNRDRVSIHLFTATVSAPLWLLLTITVLVGAAVGALVRTRR, encoded by the coding sequence ATGACCGGTTCGTCCACCCGCCGGACGGCGGACGGCAGCACGTCCAGGGGACCCGTGCGGCCGGCGTGGGTCCTCGCAGCCGTCCTCGCCCTCCTGACGGTGGTGTTCATCGCCCAGAACCGCGACCGGGTGTCCATCCACCTGTTCACCGCGACCGTCTCGGCGCCGCTGTGGCTGCTGCTGACGATCACCGTGCTGGTCGGCGCGGCCGTGGGCGCGCTGGTGCGCACCCGGCGCTGA